In Quercus robur chromosome 10, dhQueRobu3.1, whole genome shotgun sequence, a genomic segment contains:
- the LOC126703228 gene encoding adenine/guanine permease AZG2, whose translation MGVELCTKLGGGGLFTKLAKSWSKMEKGLNDCVSKSFIGRYFKLEARKSCFTKELRAATATFLTMAYIITVNATILSDSGGTCSIADCTTSLNQTASPDCVIKPNAGYQNCLSKVKGDLIVATVLSAMVGSIAMGILANLPLALAPAMGPNAYLAYNLVGFHGSGSISYQTALAIVLVEGCAFFAISAIGLRSKLAKLIPRSVRLACSAGIGLFIAFVGLQVHQGVGLIGPDSSTLVTLTGCANTNPETGECIGGKLRNPKLWLSLAGFLITSYGLTKNVKGSMIYGILFVTLVSWFRGTSVTYFPNTPIGDTSYNYFKKVVDFRMIKSTAGALSFGNFNRSEVWVALATLFYVDVLAITGTMHTMAEIGGYANEQGGFEGEYLAYLVDAGSTIVGSTLGVSTVATYVESSAGLREGGRTGLTAVIIGLYFFISLFFVPLLSSVPPWAIGPSLVMVGVMMMKVVKDINWADMKEAIPAFITMLLMPLTYSIANGIVAGIGLYVALSLYNYILGSITWLIKMKRMVDKEQNQVSATASVDSTIEII comes from the coding sequence atgggggTTGAGCTATGTACAAAATTGGGAGGAGGGGGGTTATTCACAAAGCTAGCCAAGTCATGGAGCAAAATGGAGAAAGGCCTAAACGATTGTGTCTCAAAGAGCTTCATTGGGAGATACTTCAAATTAGAAGCTAGAAAGAGTTGTTTTACAAAAGAGCTACGTGCTGCCACTGCCACTTTTCTCACTATGGCATACATCATTACTGTCAATGCCACCATTCTCTCTGACTCTGGTGGAACTTGTTCCATTGCTGATTGCACAACCTCTTTGAACCAAACAGCTAGCCCAGATTGTGTGATCAAGCCCAATGCTGGGTACCAAAATTGTCTCTCTAAAGTTAAAGGTGACCTCATTGTTGCCACTGTTTTGTCAGCCATGGTTGGGTCCATTGCTATGGGAATTCTTGCTAACCTTCCCTTAGCTTTGGCACCAGCTATGGGCCCAAATGCCTACCTAGCCTATAACTTGGTGGGCTTTCATGGATCTGGATCCATATCCTACCAAACTGCACTAGCTATTGTCTTAGTTGAGGGTTGTGCCTTTTTTGCAATATCCGCTATTGGGCTTCGCTCAAAGCTCGCTAAGCTCATACCTCGGTCGGTTCGGCTCGCCTGTTCCGCCGGTATTGGCCTTTTCATTGCATTTGTGGGCTTGCAGGTGCACCAAGGAGTGGGCCTCATTGGGCCTGATTCGTCGACGTTAGTGACCCTCACGGGCTGCGCTAATACAAACCCAGAAACAGGTGAGTGCATTGGGGGAAAATTGAGAAACCCAAAACTCTGGCTTAGTTTGGCAGGCTTTCTAATCACATCATATGGGTTAACGAAGAACGTAAAGGGTAGCATGATATATGGTATTCTTTTTGTGACATTGGTATCATGGTTTAGGGGTACATCAGTGACATATTTTCCTAATACCCCAATTGGTGATACTAGTTACAATTATTTCAAAAAAGTTGTTGATTTCAGAATGATCAAATCCACAGCTGGGGCTCTAAGCTTTGGCAATTTCAATAGAAGTGAAGTTTGGGTGGCATTAGCAACCTTGTTCTATGTTGATGTGCTAGCCATCACAGGCACAATGCACACAATGGCTGAGATTGGAGGGTATGCCAATGAGCAAGGAGGTTTTGAAGGTGAGTATTTGGCATACTTGGTTGATGCAGGGTCCACAATAGTGGGGTCCACATTGGGAGTTTCAACAGTTGCCACTTATGTGGAATCATCAGCTGGGTTGAGAGAAGGGGGTAGAACAGGATTAACGGCTGTGATCATTGGATTGTATTTCTTCATTTCATTGTTTTTCGTTCCCCTACTTTCTAGTGTTCCTCCATGGGCCATAGGCCCATCACTAGTAATGGTTggggtgatgatgatgaaggtTGTGAAGGACATAAATTGGGCAGATATGAAAGAAGCAATCCCTGCTTTTATAACCATGCTTCTAATGCCACTTACTTATTCCATTGCAAATGGGATTGTTGCTGGGATTGGGCTCTATGTTGCTCTTAGTCTCTATAATTACATTTTGGGTTCTATAACGTGGTTGATCAAGATGAAGAGGATGGTTGACAAGGAACAAAATCAAGTGTCTGCTACAGCTAGTGTAGATTCAACAATTGAAATTATCTGA